From Fibrobacter sp. UWB10:
GGTGGAATATATTATCACAAATCGACCGAGCACCTTGTTTTCAACGGAAAAACAGAACAAGAGATAAACTTCACCCTAAAGTCACAACAGGAAAGCTTTGAGTGTGAGTATGCGAAGCTTGATTCCATGCTTCGCGTGTATAGGAATACGGTTGATTCCTGGTGCACAGCACCGGTAAACAACACGAAAAAAATCAATGCTATTAACGCTTTCTTGAACTCCAATACGGTGTTCCCTCTCGTTGCAGGCCGCGAGCGTATAGTTGACAGCAAGGTTCACGCCTATTTTACTGCATACAGCATGTTCCTTCAACTACAAAAGCGCGAACTTGAAGGATATAGCAATTTTACTGCTAAAGAGGAGAACTGCTGGCTTGAAATATTCTTTGCGTTGGCTCTGAGAGAGGACGTTTCTACGCTCTACAAATTGACTAAAGCAAAGCCGACTATTATCCAGAAAACGTTGTTTGGGGCCGTATCCGATGGACTGATTTGCCCAACTGATACGACGCTTGTCTTGGATCTTTGGAAAACTTTGGTAAATGGCGGAACCCTGCGGGGCGATGAAGACGACGATAAAAATGACGCTCTTACCATAAGCCAGTTGCTCAGCCTCTACATCAAAGAAGATTTAACTATTGAATATCCCAGCACGGAAAGCGAATCTTCCACTGGAGACGATTCGGAAAACGAAGAAAAAGCAAAAGAACTACCGCACTATGTTGCCGTAGAAAATTTTGATAGCGAAGATTCCACAAGCGAAGGTGAAGACCCGGATAATGACGGCGAAGGAAATAATAATGAAAATCCGCTAGAAGAAGATAATCAGCAAGAAACTCAGGAGCCTGAATCTGCACAAAATCTTTACGACAAACTGCTAGACGCTTACTATAGTGTAGGGGCGGATGTCGATGCGTTCATTGAATTGCTGCAAGAAAATGCCTTGGTTGAAAATAACGAACAGGCTGAAGGTGATGCAAATTCTGAGCTCGATGCAGGGGAAAATGAAGCGGATTCGAATGACGAAGAGTTAGACATTCAGATTGAATCGGATGAAAATATACTCCTTCCACAAGAAATCGTTGTTCCGCAATTGACACAGGAAGAAATTTCTAGATTAAAAGCCGTTTTTGACCTTAACGAGTTCTTTGAAAAGTTTGCTCCTGGGATTGTCTGCACTTATCGTTATGTGACGAGAAAAGAAAACTTTGATTTTTGCAAACTCTCGGACCTGTTGCGTCTTGCTGACACGGACTGGGAAAATATTGTAAATGCAATAGCAGAAGAATATTATGTTCTCTATTGCTATGAAAGCGAAGAAGATGATGATGACGATAATGCGGATGATGAACAGACTGAACAAGAGCCGAATTCTGGTGAAACTCCGCAAAATAATGATGAGCCTGAAAACACCCCTGTTGAAACGACTGAAACGATTCCTCCATGTGCATTGCCTGCAGAGTTTCCGGGCAACAATGTGGAACTGAAAAAGGTTATTTATGCCCGCAAACTTTCAGAGCAGGTTATAGCATGGTTCCCGCAACAAGCCTTGTTATGGGATTTGAAAAAACGTTTTGTAGACTCTAATTGGGAAAAAGTCTGTGAAGAGCTAATGACTGCTAAGTGGGAAAAATTCTCGCTTTCCGATACAGACTTAGGGGAATACGTTGGCGGGGATGATTCTTTCTTTGATATTGCCGGAGTCGAATTAGAACCAGATCCGGAGCCTGTTACGTTAGAAGAAGATGAACTTGATGAACCGACAGGTGATCAAGGAAATAATGATGATCAGAATCCCGAAGAGCCTAATGCAGGAGAAGATTCATCTGAATTAAGTGAAGATGAGATAAGAGACAAAGTAAGAAAACAGAATAAAGAAAAAATCTTGCAGTTGCAGCGACTCTATCACCTGACCGAAAGCGCTAAGGCAATTGCCTACCTCATCAACCGTGACTTTAAATCCGCCTACCAGATTTCTACAATGAGTGAAAGTGAGTTTATTGCCCGACATGGTAGTGGTATTGGAAAGGTTGCTGAGGCTAGGAATATCCATAGGCTTGCCCAAAATTACATGGCAGAGGCTTCACTTAATATTCAGGCGTATGTCACAAGTACTGTTGAAGAGTCTGTTGACGAAGATTTTTCTGACGAAGATAATGAATCTTTAGTTCCGCAAAATGAACAGAATGGACAAGAAGTTCAAAATGAGACTCTTCGAGCACTTCCGCGGGCACTTCCTAAAGCCAAAATGTTGAAGGCATCGAGATCTACGGTCAGTACAAATACTGCAAAGATTCGCGAAGCAACCCGAGATACTATAAATTGGGCAGGATTGTTCGGTAACGTCAACTTCACGAAAGCAACACAGGGGCAATCTATACTCAGTGCCTCTGCATATTATATAGATTTGTTGAAGTTCTTGAAGAAAAGTTCCGCATATAGCATATTCGTTGGCCGTCGTCCTGACTACCTTGACTTGCAATTGACCAAGGCAAATGCGGAAATCCCAATGCCGACGATTGACTTGGGAATAGAATTGTTGGAATGCCTGGTTGATGAGGATTTGGATAGAGGCCGGAAGGCAAGACTGGTTGCAAACAATAATCCTGATGGGGTAACTGCGGCAGAACTAAGGGCGGAGCCTCTTGAATTTAAGACGAAAATTGGGTCTTCAATAGATACAGCTGCATGCAACCTTTTGGCGACAAAAATATATCCTTTCCAGTTGCCCGCCAATTTTAGCCGAGACAAGGCAAAAAAGATTCTTTCTAACTTGTCGCTGCATTTCTATGATATTGCTGAGGCATTGGAATTGAATGGAAATGATGCTAATGCCTGTAGAGAATTACGTCTAGACTTTAATCAGCGCTGTCTTGTTGACTTGTTGAGTACAGATTCTGAAAAACAAAGTGCTCTCTCTCAATTTAATAGCCAGTATAATACTTGGGATTTGTGGGGATTGAAGGAGCTTGCTAATAAGGTCTTGTACCCTGACAAAAATTATACTTCCGCAGGAACCTACATTGGAATTTTGCGGCGTGTTGCGATATTCATGCAAAGAACGGGTTTCACTATTCAAGATTTGAATGAAATCTTAGCCAATGAAAACTTTAGTGATGTCTGCTACAGATCGAAAGATTCAGAACTTTACCAGTTGTCGAATATCAACGGTTATGAATTTGCTGGGAAAAAGGTATTTGATAATGAAACTGGAAAAGAAGTTGAGATGCCTGTTGATTGGGAATCCTTCTTTAGGAAAATGGCCGTGCTTGTGCACAGGAAGAATATCCTTGGTTGGTCTCTTTCCGATGTACTTTTGACATTTAATTTGCCCCTTGAAAAACTTGATGTGATTTGCGAATTGATAGGTCGCTACGGAATCTCCGTGCAAGATGCTCTTGTCTTGGGTGGCGAACAGGAGGCTTCCGCAAATTTCATTAATTCTATTTATCAATTGCCAAATCTGTTAGTAAGTGTGAATAAGAAGCAAGACGGATATCGCCGTACTGTTCTTAAATTGTTGACTCAAGGGCTAAAATTATCAGAAGATGAGTCGATAAGTGTCTACGGCATGATAGATGTTGATGAGAACGCTTCTCTTTTGGAAGGTCTTTTCGAATGTTATCGATACACCCTTATTGCAAAAACATTTGGCGTCTCGCTCCCAAATTTAGATAAAATTATAAAATACGGTGTATGGACCAATAGTGATTGGCACAGTCTTGAAGGAATAAGAAAATTCTCCGATGAATGGCGCATCCTTTCGGGAACCTCCATTGATGCGGAATTTTATCTTGATCTTCTTGCTCCCATTAGTGAAGATGAAAATCAAGCAGCAAGGGACTTTGCAGCAAACATAGCTGTTGCCGATCTTGGGGATAGGAATGTTCCAGAAGGTCAATGGGAAAATAATCTAAATCTTTTAGTGGGTGCGGAGTTTGGCATTGCTGAAGAGGATTTTGAAACGCTTATAAAACTTAATGAGGCTTGGATTCCGTTTTATAATGCGTTCTCTACCTATTACAGTAATTTTCATATATGGGAAGAAGCTTTCAAGAATGATGAAAACACGGAAATTCAGGAACCCGAATATCCCGAAGAACAAATTTCTGTATATGCTGACTTTGCAAGAAAAATAAGGGTGTTTAATTATATCCAAACAACGCATCAGGGTGTAAACTTGGATGATAATTTGTTTATACAAATAGATTCAAATTCTTCCATATCGCCTTTAAATAATATGTGGAAGTTGATTTACGCCAATTATACGACAGACCGATTGCTTTCGGGTGAGTTTAATTTAGACCTTTTGTCAAATTTGATGAAAAACGAGAATGAAGGCGATTGGGAAAAACTAGAAGACCTTTTAGCGATTGATGGCAATACGATTGAAAGATTAAGGGATGATTCTTTTGGCATAGTCGATTCTTCATACACTAGTATCCAAGGCTGGATTAAGTTTGTAAAAGCATATGAACTATATGCCAAGACACATTGCGTTCTTTCTGATTTGGAACAACTGCTGTACGAAGATAATGCCGGCTTCAATGCTTATGTATTGTGTTTTGAGCAAACAATAAAGAATAATACCAAGGAATCCGAGTGGCTCAAATTCGCTCAAGAAATGAACGACGACTTGCGCAAGAGAAAACGCGATGCGTTGGCTGCGTATGTATGTTGGGATTCTTGTTTTGTCCCGACAAACGATTCTGAACCAAATTCTGAATATGTAAGTCGCTATCCACAGCAGTTTGTTGACGAAAGTGACATCTATGCCTATTACCTAATGGATGTGAAGATGGAACCTGACATGACCATCTCTCGCATTGTTCAGGCGACGGCGTCCATCCAACTTTTTG
This genomic window contains:
- a CDS encoding neuraminidase-like domain-containing protein; translated protein: MAYPVPEVWTVSGTLNKNGVPFFEGKVYADNLNNNGQFEQIAESGISADGSFTLTYSRGNFQNGDESLEFPTIRIRVEDYQGNNLWTSNTYREPSSALKVGAIDILKSPDQNGDCRIFGTVKNEQGDILANIKIIAYCLHFVDTSVDGEAPSGYFEKIILGETLSGSDGKYERRYSSSLLPVGLLLDSKEDYGKNKVSLYAEAYEKKGGIYYHKSTEHLVFNGKTEQEINFTLKSQQESFECEYAKLDSMLRVYRNTVDSWCTAPVNNTKKINAINAFLNSNTVFPLVAGRERIVDSKVHAYFTAYSMFLQLQKRELEGYSNFTAKEENCWLEIFFALALREDVSTLYKLTKAKPTIIQKTLFGAVSDGLICPTDTTLVLDLWKTLVNGGTLRGDEDDDKNDALTISQLLSLYIKEDLTIEYPSTESESSTGDDSENEEKAKELPHYVAVENFDSEDSTSEGEDPDNDGEGNNNENPLEEDNQQETQEPESAQNLYDKLLDAYYSVGADVDAFIELLQENALVENNEQAEGDANSELDAGENEADSNDEELDIQIESDENILLPQEIVVPQLTQEEISRLKAVFDLNEFFEKFAPGIVCTYRYVTRKENFDFCKLSDLLRLADTDWENIVNAIAEEYYVLYCYESEEDDDDDNADDEQTEQEPNSGETPQNNDEPENTPVETTETIPPCALPAEFPGNNVELKKVIYARKLSEQVIAWFPQQALLWDLKKRFVDSNWEKVCEELMTAKWEKFSLSDTDLGEYVGGDDSFFDIAGVELEPDPEPVTLEEDELDEPTGDQGNNDDQNPEEPNAGEDSSELSEDEIRDKVRKQNKEKILQLQRLYHLTESAKAIAYLINRDFKSAYQISTMSESEFIARHGSGIGKVAEARNIHRLAQNYMAEASLNIQAYVTSTVEESVDEDFSDEDNESLVPQNEQNGQEVQNETLRALPRALPKAKMLKASRSTVSTNTAKIREATRDTINWAGLFGNVNFTKATQGQSILSASAYYIDLLKFLKKSSAYSIFVGRRPDYLDLQLTKANAEIPMPTIDLGIELLECLVDEDLDRGRKARLVANNNPDGVTAAELRAEPLEFKTKIGSSIDTAACNLLATKIYPFQLPANFSRDKAKKILSNLSLHFYDIAEALELNGNDANACRELRLDFNQRCLVDLLSTDSEKQSALSQFNSQYNTWDLWGLKELANKVLYPDKNYTSAGTYIGILRRVAIFMQRTGFTIQDLNEILANENFSDVCYRSKDSELYQLSNINGYEFAGKKVFDNETGKEVEMPVDWESFFRKMAVLVHRKNILGWSLSDVLLTFNLPLEKLDVICELIGRYGISVQDALVLGGEQEASANFINSIYQLPNLLVSVNKKQDGYRRTVLKLLTQGLKLSEDESISVYGMIDVDENASLLEGLFECYRYTLIAKTFGVSLPNLDKIIKYGVWTNSDWHSLEGIRKFSDEWRILSGTSIDAEFYLDLLAPISEDENQAARDFAANIAVADLGDRNVPEGQWENNLNLLVGAEFGIAEEDFETLIKLNEAWIPFYNAFSTYYSNFHIWEEAFKNDENTEIQEPEYPEEQISVYADFARKIRVFNYIQTTHQGVNLDDNLFIQIDSNSSISPLNNMWKLIYANYTTDRLLSGEFNLDLLSNLMKNENEGDWEKLEDLLAIDGNTIERLRDDSFGIVDSSYTSIQGWIKFVKAYELYAKTHCVLSDLEQLLYEDNAGFNAYVLCFEQTIKNNTKESEWLKFAQEMNDDLRKRKRDALAAYVCWDSCFVPTNDSEPNSEYVSRYPQQFVDESDIYAYYLMDVKMEPDMTISRIVQATASIQLFVQRAELGLEGQNVLTDEQRSEWEWMKNYRVWEAARKVFLYPENWIASDLRDDKTPFFEELEDRIQEFSDDHVSLENALYEYLEKVREVSSIEIIGATKEDGGNEGGILYTLHIVGRTQGEPHTYYYRKYKAKAILSGEWTPWERLDVDIPSETVVPAIVNQRLYLLWPQVTMGQRNLEAASEGGLETIEYYARIQICWTSYTGTKWTGTRMTSNALIDASTNQLDFALGDNEKIDDRYNLKTVSSQDSVAVSVIKTAYHYQEYEEIIGSTEVMDGSTKANKVTKRVYDKSRQFFKRIAIITVKADGSDLLELFTADYQPIDDFAPERTKLVHGVFTEVDEFTCGNKGFNYPEDNAVLNYTPGLFRIVATNLSMLKLGEDDKAEDLPFFYMDGRRTFFVQAVPKDGKANSNQKNYRFELLSHSLVDDFYKRYRDGGTKWLYTRETQALPISDSYYYSYSYYNYYFSVYLGYYMAGDWQAWDLSQTIFRYNYWPNKANVDGPYPAPMVDFVWGGANAMYNWELFFYVPMLIAEKMIAEQSYEEALLWLQLVFDPRERYSSYERTKDFIHDLPKGARYWKFLPFFANKDADKSVLEMLGLPTKQDKLPDRSALSSLVDKWKNDPFNPHLIARYRNVAYQKYVVMKYLDTLIGWGDQEFSKDTTESVNLAIQFYLLAAELLGPKSPEAPEPEALSPLTVRQLLSRTDDLGNAFIEYENSALVGKDKAKVLSIRAMDERAKRTGNIIESMFYFSVPRNDTLFSYWDTIADRLYKIRNSLNIQGVKRTLALFAPPIDPGMLVKARAMGISLDAILNSTSEKLPIYRFNVIVKLAVDMAKDACQMGRDLLAILEKQDAEQLQVFKAKCDKAVVAESKTVHEMEVKSLEAEKVRLEEKKTAKQNTSKKQKAMHLVSTAEKKYQKLMEKVAKIQETVEKVRNIASATFKIPDFKYGSVVNAFGGPRFDIESLGGTKLAENLVSAAESYAARFAQRQLDAAKTKLQAELERRKKEWLLEDEVADAEVVEVEKQEIVNEIKTQQVEKKHKSIENEILRSEQVYEVLSEKFTNNDLYIWLEKELGKVFKQYVKLLLDVAKMAERVYHFEIDGKITPVCDFIKNDYWDNFRKGLLAPERILLDLRRMEKAYLENDVHEMEITRPISLKELQKKADDYQIIDNLYVNPLNKIREDGFCNFQLTEEFFENEFSNLSFLRIKDIRVYVQLDAATSLPYLNAKLTLTEASMYKKIDAALKTSNTSMVASLVHEKTNEVFSSYNSDKMGIFEGCGTVSKWALELNGLTRENDEDDYPIDDVIVYLTYTAREGGGNA